From the Streptomyces pluripotens genome, one window contains:
- a CDS encoding ABC transporter substrate-binding protein: protein MTVSLPRQTVLSGSLAVVAALALSACGAAPDNSSTTKDGKNTATATSAADFGGMSQLVAAAKKEGTLHAIALPRDWANYGALIDGFQKKYGIKVDVENPDGSSQDEINAVTSRQGQNRAPDVVDLGSSFALSAAQQGLLAPYKVAGFDDIPATQKDAKGRWYNDYGGYISIGCDAKRVKVCPKTFKDLLKPQYKDQVALNGNPTKSGSAFAGVYAASLANGGSFDNIQPGIDFFAKLKKSGNFTPVESTPATVEKGETPISIDWDYLNAGYADEFKSKGVDWQVAVPTDGQFSQYYSQAVNKDAPHPAAARLWEEYVYSAEGQNLWLKGYARPARMNAMQKDGTLDQAAAAKLPKVSGTPDFPTETQQSKAKQVLGQNWSKAISG, encoded by the coding sequence GTGACCGTGTCCCTGCCGAGACAGACCGTCCTGAGTGGTTCCCTTGCCGTCGTCGCCGCGCTCGCGCTGAGCGCCTGCGGCGCCGCCCCCGACAACTCATCGACCACCAAGGACGGCAAGAACACCGCTACCGCCACTTCGGCGGCCGACTTCGGCGGAATGTCCCAGCTCGTCGCCGCGGCCAAGAAGGAAGGCACGCTGCACGCCATCGCGCTGCCCCGTGACTGGGCCAACTACGGCGCCCTCATCGACGGCTTCCAGAAGAAGTACGGCATCAAGGTCGACGTCGAGAACCCCGACGGCTCCAGCCAGGACGAGATCAACGCGGTCACCTCGCGCCAGGGCCAGAACCGCGCCCCGGACGTCGTCGACCTCGGCAGCTCCTTCGCGCTCAGTGCCGCCCAGCAGGGCCTGCTGGCGCCGTACAAGGTCGCCGGCTTCGACGACATCCCGGCCACCCAGAAGGACGCCAAGGGCCGCTGGTACAACGACTACGGCGGCTACATCTCCATCGGCTGTGACGCCAAGCGGGTCAAGGTCTGCCCCAAGACCTTCAAGGACCTGCTCAAGCCGCAGTACAAGGACCAGGTCGCGCTCAACGGCAACCCCACCAAGTCCGGTTCGGCCTTCGCCGGGGTCTACGCGGCCTCCCTGGCCAACGGCGGCTCCTTCGACAACATCCAGCCCGGCATCGACTTCTTCGCCAAGCTGAAGAAGAGCGGGAACTTCACACCGGTGGAGTCCACCCCGGCCACCGTCGAGAAGGGCGAGACCCCGATCAGCATCGACTGGGACTACCTCAACGCCGGGTACGCCGACGAGTTCAAGTCCAAGGGTGTCGACTGGCAGGTCGCGGTGCCCACGGACGGACAGTTCTCCCAGTACTACTCCCAGGCCGTTAACAAGGACGCCCCGCACCCGGCGGCCGCCCGCCTGTGGGAGGAGTACGTCTACAGCGCCGAGGGCCAGAACCTGTGGCTGAAGGGCTACGCCCGCCCCGCCCGGATGAACGCCATGCAGAAGGACGGCACGCTCGACCAGGCCGCCGCCGCCAAGCTCCCGAAGGTCAGCGGCACGCCCGACTTCCCGACCGAGACGCAGCAGAGCAAGGCGAAGCAGGTCCTCGGCCAGAACTGGAGCAAGGCCATCTCCGGCTGA